A single genomic interval of uncultured Desulfobulbus sp. harbors:
- a CDS encoding tyrosine-type recombinase/integrase: MAEQHWIPANYHSSEWAAVLQEKYSSVNFPLDAPDEARFLRSPPSSPPQSDWSPPDGCTSKKHQEVDHLCSRLTGTGLIGADLAVTYLREKYRKNNSIFTIKQAAYVVLSFLQFLDKTGANIFSVTRQDICAFVEHGQDRGLKANSVICNLRSVYTFLIFLVERKILPLAVLSKKIRLKPPDSLPRAIPSEHVDLLLSATGNPRNHALVLLLLRTGLRIGELLNVKISDIVLPERKILIYLAEKNDQGRVVYFSSDADSALREWLKRRDLQKDYLFYSPRNEKISYAAARKAFVQILKRADLSHYGYSFHCLRHTFATDMLNAGLRIEVLQQILGHQSIEMTLRYARLSDATRENEYLRAMTVIEKGGQNASHRISTQLQAVFEEKKLFTSHRKKLSA; this comes from the coding sequence ATGGCCGAACAACATTGGATACCTGCCAATTATCACTCCAGCGAGTGGGCCGCTGTTCTGCAGGAAAAATACAGCTCCGTCAATTTTCCTTTAGACGCCCCAGACGAAGCAAGATTCCTAAGATCCCCTCCAAGCTCTCCACCTCAATCAGACTGGTCACCACCTGACGGATGCACCAGCAAAAAACATCAAGAAGTCGATCATCTTTGTTCTCGGCTCACAGGTACTGGTCTGATCGGAGCTGACCTCGCCGTGACCTATCTTCGAGAAAAATATCGTAAAAACAACTCGATTTTCACCATAAAACAGGCCGCCTATGTAGTCTTATCCTTCCTGCAGTTCTTGGACAAAACAGGTGCCAATATTTTCAGCGTTACCCGTCAAGATATCTGTGCCTTCGTCGAGCATGGGCAGGATCGTGGGTTGAAGGCAAACTCGGTAATATGCAATTTAAGAAGTGTGTACACGTTTCTTATCTTCCTGGTTGAACGAAAGATTCTTCCACTGGCAGTTCTATCTAAAAAGATTCGACTGAAGCCACCTGACTCTTTACCCAGAGCTATTCCGTCGGAACATGTCGACCTTTTGCTTTCAGCCACCGGCAACCCTCGAAATCACGCCTTGGTCCTTCTTTTACTGCGGACAGGCCTGAGAATTGGCGAATTGCTCAATGTGAAAATCTCAGACATCGTTCTCCCGGAAAGGAAGATCTTGATTTACCTGGCAGAAAAAAATGACCAGGGTCGTGTGGTTTACTTCAGCTCAGATGCTGACTCTGCCCTTCGCGAATGGCTGAAAAGAAGGGACCTGCAAAAGGACTATCTTTTCTACAGTCCGCGAAATGAGAAAATATCATATGCGGCAGCGAGAAAGGCATTTGTTCAAATTCTCAAAAGGGCCGATTTATCCCACTATGGGTACAGCTTCCATTGCCTGCGCCACACTTTTGCCACAGACATGCTCAACGCCGGATTACGGATAGAGGTCTTACAACAAATCCTTGGTCACCAATCAATCGAAATGACCTTACGCTATGCAAGGCTATCAGATGCTACACGTGAAAATGAATATCTCCGTGCTATGACCGTTATTGAAAAAGGAGGGCAAAATGCATCTCACAGAATCAGTACTCAATTACAGGCGGTATTTGAAGAGAAAAAATTATTCACCTCACACCGTAAAAAATTATCTGCATAG
- a CDS encoding tyrosine-type recombinase/integrase, whose product MDNPVGKGLLLRVAKPLPRHLRDVDIPRFFEVVTRSRDQAIFMLMLRCGLRVEEVADLTLDAIDYQRNRILVKSGKGGKDRVVFISNDATDALAAYLRIRFHTNEQKVFLVEKGPLKGKPISVRGIQKRIEYYSKKSGIAVSCHQLRHTMATQLLNADADLVTIQYLLGHTRIKTTMRYCHLSNMKAQRDYYRAVDRIIEKSKSTPAENAEN is encoded by the coding sequence GTGGATAATCCAGTTGGTAAAGGTTTATTGCTACGGGTTGCCAAGCCGTTACCCCGGCATTTGAGGGACGTTGATATTCCGCGATTTTTTGAGGTGGTCACCAGAAGTCGGGATCAGGCAATATTTATGCTTATGTTACGTTGTGGCCTTAGAGTTGAAGAGGTGGCAGATCTCACACTCGATGCCATTGATTATCAACGAAACCGGATCCTGGTCAAATCGGGTAAAGGAGGTAAGGACAGGGTCGTTTTTATCAGCAACGATGCCACAGACGCACTGGCAGCGTATTTGCGGATAAGGTTTCACACGAATGAACAGAAAGTCTTTTTAGTTGAGAAAGGCCCCCTTAAAGGAAAGCCCATATCGGTTCGAGGCATCCAAAAACGAATTGAGTACTATTCAAAGAAAAGTGGGATAGCCGTTTCCTGCCACCAATTGCGGCATACCATGGCAACCCAACTCCTCAATGCTGATGCAGATTTGGTCACCATTCAATATTTGCTCGGCCATACAAGAATCAAAACGACCATGAGGTATTGTCATCTTTCCAATATGAAAGCACAGCGTGATTATTATAGGGCCGTTGACAGAATAATAGAAAAAAGCAAAAGCACACCCGCAGAGAATGCGGAGAATTAA
- a CDS encoding antirestriction protein, with the protein MNRKLLHDSERMGITAKIFGAHFPFRVEPSIYNVASFLSGAYDGGYWLMYELDNGGFYMAPNKKTFTVLAENTMSGDAFGITVCLYVYSQMSFLNIPKLPGICAEQYHRLREFLFEHPEREAIFRAID; encoded by the coding sequence ATGAATAGAAAATTATTACATGATTCAGAACGAATGGGCATTACAGCCAAGATATTCGGCGCACACTTTCCATTTCGGGTGGAACCATCCATCTATAACGTCGCCAGTTTCCTCTCCGGGGCATACGACGGTGGCTACTGGCTGATGTACGAGTTGGATAACGGAGGATTCTATATGGCTCCGAATAAGAAAACATTCACCGTGCTGGCTGAGAACACCATGTCCGGTGACGCCTTTGGGATAACGGTCTGCCTGTACGTATACAGCCAGATGTCCTTCCTGAATATCCCCAAGCTGCCGGGAATTTGCGCAGAGCAGTATCACCGACTAAGGGAGTTTTTGTTTGAACATCCGGAACGAGAGGCAATCTTCCGGGCAATAGACTGA
- a CDS encoding DNA-primase RepB domain-containing protein: MEEKVTVPATPAQESTPRPDEELLPPLVQDNITNEKFISAIIPDVKAGTSVVVCSKPGDPTTGGWPAQSADSANLPDTNNNYFVCSTFRPCDDGSFKVRKEQFVACYGLLLDDVGTKVPLDQLGDFLPSCLIETSPSNYQALILFKEPVTDLALLHSLLDALIAKGLCDPGATGPATRWARLPNGINGKEKYRDEKGEPFRCNLTQWNPERRYTPDEIIAGLRLELPEKKEVGSRRIADDVFTPQANENPVITALKNRGLYKTPLGSGKHDITCPWVQEHTDQLDNGAAYFEPDDVYPLGGFCCHHSHREQYHIKELLEYLGVPSSEARNKPVIRVVSGELHRVVDAAERELARGGNFYQYGGMIASVSTDPSTGNPSIAAIGMSALTRQLSVIAIWEKSTSGKGWTRCDPPTRHTSILYDSKHFQYLPPLAGVARQPYFRESDGGLVIEPGYDERSKMFGVFDPRQFSIPQELSFDAAQAALVLLEDLLVEFHFVSPADKSAALSAIFTAVVRPTLPHAPAFHVKAPSYGSGKSYLCELIGAFASPGSNAKVSYPKTSEEASKAILSLLLTNPAVIEFDDMDTDWIPHGIVLRTLTAENITDRILGYSKTATVSTRTLFLGSGNNVGPVRDLLRRVLTIQVDPRSSTPATIQYQGTPVEQVRKERGKYVAAVLTIIQAWRQCGAPKTEVESIVSFGGAWSDYCRQPLLWLGCPDPASTLLEQVKHDPDADALGCLMFEWRHRFGSAPTTVRKAVAAALDDEDLMDALREFPVEEKGFINRSKLGWVLKKNANRIVNGFEFQKAEADGRTAWRVVEVTKEKEA; encoded by the coding sequence GTGGAAGAAAAAGTAACTGTACCAGCAACACCAGCGCAAGAATCAACCCCAAGACCTGATGAGGAACTCCTCCCCCCTCTCGTACAAGATAACATCACCAACGAGAAATTTATCTCTGCCATTATCCCGGATGTAAAAGCAGGAACATCGGTAGTAGTTTGCTCCAAGCCAGGTGATCCAACGACAGGAGGGTGGCCTGCTCAATCGGCTGATTCCGCCAACCTCCCGGATACCAACAACAACTACTTCGTTTGTTCAACCTTTCGCCCATGTGATGATGGCAGCTTCAAGGTCCGCAAAGAGCAGTTTGTTGCTTGTTACGGCCTCTTACTGGATGATGTCGGCACCAAAGTTCCTCTGGACCAGCTCGGTGATTTTCTACCGTCTTGCCTGATTGAAACCAGCCCCAGCAATTATCAAGCGCTAATCCTCTTCAAGGAGCCAGTCACCGATCTTGCCCTCCTCCATAGTCTCTTGGATGCTTTGATTGCCAAAGGACTCTGCGATCCTGGAGCTACGGGGCCAGCAACTCGTTGGGCACGCTTACCCAACGGTATCAACGGCAAAGAGAAGTACCGCGATGAGAAAGGTGAGCCTTTTCGGTGCAACCTGACTCAGTGGAATCCGGAACGACGGTATACACCGGATGAGATCATCGCAGGCTTGAGGCTGGAGCTGCCTGAAAAGAAGGAGGTTGGCTCTCGTCGTATTGCCGACGATGTCTTTACCCCTCAAGCCAACGAGAACCCAGTCATCACCGCCCTAAAAAACAGGGGGCTGTACAAGACCCCGCTAGGTTCCGGCAAGCATGACATCACCTGCCCATGGGTCCAAGAGCACACAGATCAGCTCGATAATGGCGCGGCGTATTTCGAGCCTGATGATGTATATCCGCTCGGTGGTTTTTGCTGCCACCATTCCCATCGAGAACAATACCACATCAAGGAGTTGCTTGAATATCTTGGTGTCCCTAGCTCGGAGGCACGGAACAAGCCAGTTATCCGTGTTGTCTCAGGCGAGTTGCACCGTGTTGTGGATGCTGCTGAAAGGGAATTAGCAAGGGGGGGAAATTTCTATCAGTATGGAGGGATGATCGCCTCCGTATCCACCGATCCGTCAACAGGTAACCCATCAATAGCCGCTATCGGTATGTCTGCACTGACGAGGCAATTGTCTGTTATCGCTATCTGGGAAAAATCAACCTCCGGAAAGGGTTGGACTCGATGCGATCCTCCAACTCGCCATACGTCCATCCTCTACGATTCAAAGCACTTTCAATACCTGCCCCCTCTGGCAGGAGTGGCACGTCAGCCGTATTTTCGGGAATCCGATGGAGGGTTGGTTATCGAGCCCGGTTATGACGAGCGATCGAAGATGTTTGGCGTGTTTGATCCGCGCCAATTTTCGATTCCCCAAGAACTTTCCTTCGATGCAGCGCAGGCTGCACTGGTTCTTCTCGAAGATCTGCTCGTTGAGTTCCATTTTGTGTCCCCTGCTGATAAATCGGCTGCTCTTTCGGCGATCTTCACCGCTGTTGTGAGGCCGACTCTGCCTCATGCTCCAGCGTTTCATGTAAAAGCCCCCTCTTACGGAAGTGGAAAGTCCTACCTTTGTGAACTCATCGGTGCCTTTGCAAGTCCTGGCAGTAATGCGAAGGTGAGTTATCCCAAGACCTCGGAGGAGGCAAGTAAGGCGATTCTTTCCTTGCTCCTCACTAATCCGGCGGTGATTGAGTTCGATGATATGGACACGGACTGGATTCCCCATGGCATCGTTTTGAGAACGCTGACCGCCGAAAACATCACCGATCGAATCCTTGGGTACAGCAAGACGGCCACCGTAAGCACACGGACCCTCTTTCTTGGATCTGGGAACAATGTTGGCCCTGTTCGTGACTTATTACGGCGGGTCCTGACGATCCAGGTTGATCCACGCAGTTCGACGCCAGCCACGATCCAATACCAAGGAACCCCAGTCGAGCAGGTCCGCAAAGAGCGGGGCAAGTACGTTGCTGCCGTGCTGACCATCATACAGGCCTGGCGGCAATGCGGGGCACCTAAGACCGAAGTCGAGAGCATCGTTTCGTTTGGTGGTGCATGGTCGGATTACTGCCGCCAGCCCTTACTGTGGTTAGGGTGCCCTGATCCGGCATCAACATTGCTGGAGCAGGTAAAGCATGACCCTGATGCTGATGCCCTTGGTTGCTTGATGTTCGAGTGGAGACATCGTTTCGGCTCCGCCCCAACAACTGTGCGGAAGGCTGTCGCTGCCGCTCTTGATGACGAAGACCTGATGGATGCCCTGCGCGAGTTCCCCGTCGAGGAGAAGGGCTTCATCAACAGATCGAAGCTGGGTTGGGTGCTAAAGAAGAATGCGAACCGTATCGTAAATGGATTCGAATTCCAAAAAGCTGAAGCTGATGGACGCACAGCTTGGCGCGTCGTTGAAGTGACAAAAGAAAAGGAGGCATGA
- a CDS encoding tyrosine-type recombinase/integrase — translation MPVVKLSADFVRNVVCPEGKKKENYYDSIITGFIIEVRSTGGKTYALRYKDQHGKQIQHKIGDAKSITFDKARNAAKVLRSQVVLGDSPAEERKSKKAVPTLAEFCDERYLPFAKSYKRSWKSDDSLLRNHLLPPLGTYRMNEITQSMVADLHHSMRTQGYASGMANRVLVLLKYIFNLAIKWETPDIKVNPAVDVKLYEAAARERYLSAEETQRLLEHLEKSKNPQLKYIVPLLLLLGCRKRELLDSRWEDFDLERRTWRIPMSKSGKVRYVPLSKTAIEILEQLPRWEGCPYVIPNPDTKLPYTQIHRAWDNARKAAGLPDVRMHDLRHSMASNMVNSGRSIYEVAKVLGHSQLKTTQRYAHLSQETLLAAVDAAASKVRWVG, via the coding sequence ATGCCTGTAGTCAAATTGTCAGCAGACTTTGTTCGTAACGTGGTCTGTCCTGAAGGAAAGAAGAAAGAAAACTATTATGACTCAATCATCACTGGCTTCATCATCGAAGTTCGGTCCACCGGTGGCAAGACCTATGCCCTGCGCTACAAGGACCAGCATGGAAAACAAATCCAGCATAAAATCGGAGATGCCAAGTCCATCACCTTTGACAAGGCCCGGAATGCTGCCAAGGTGTTGCGCTCTCAGGTGGTGCTGGGTGATAGTCCTGCTGAAGAACGAAAGAGCAAGAAGGCTGTTCCCACCTTGGCTGAGTTCTGTGATGAGCGCTATCTCCCGTTCGCCAAAAGCTATAAACGTAGTTGGAAGAGTGATGACTCCCTCCTCCGTAATCACCTGCTCCCACCCCTCGGTACGTATCGCATGAATGAAATCACTCAATCCATGGTTGCTGATCTGCATCACTCCATGAGAACCCAAGGGTATGCATCGGGCATGGCCAATCGCGTCTTGGTCCTGCTCAAGTATATCTTCAATCTGGCAATCAAATGGGAGACTCCGGACATCAAAGTCAATCCGGCTGTTGATGTGAAGCTGTATGAAGCAGCAGCCAGAGAACGGTATCTCTCAGCAGAAGAAACCCAACGTTTGTTGGAGCATCTAGAGAAAAGCAAGAATCCCCAACTCAAATACATCGTTCCCCTACTCCTGCTGCTGGGATGCCGGAAACGGGAATTGCTCGATAGCCGCTGGGAAGATTTCGATTTGGAACGCAGGACTTGGCGTATACCTATGTCGAAATCAGGGAAAGTCAGATATGTCCCTCTCTCCAAAACTGCCATAGAGATCCTGGAGCAGCTTCCCCGGTGGGAGGGCTGTCCCTATGTGATTCCTAATCCGGATACCAAGTTGCCCTATACGCAGATCCACCGAGCCTGGGATAACGCCCGGAAGGCTGCCGGGTTGCCCGATGTCCGGATGCACGATCTCCGCCATAGTATGGCCTCCAATATGGTCAACTCCGGCAGGTCGATCTACGAGGTGGCCAAAGTGCTTGGGCATAGTCAACTGAAAACCACCCAGCGATATGCACACCTCAGCCAGGAAACTCTACTGGCGGCTGTGGACGCGGCGGCATCAAAGGTGAGATGGGTTGGGTGA
- a CDS encoding HisA/HisF-related TIM barrel protein: protein MKGGREGRPLDAVTLASVCEQLGAGEILLNCIDKDGTNSGFDIELINAVRAAVTIPVIASSGAGCAEHFLEVFRKTPAEAALAAGIFHRKEVPIGEVKGFLTGKVEIRPV from the coding sequence ATCAAAGGTGGCCGGGAAGGTCGTCCTCTGGATGCGGTTACCCTGGCTAGCGTCTGCGAACAACTGGGTGCGGGCGAGATTCTCTTGAACTGCATAGATAAGGACGGCACCAACTCCGGATTTGATATCGAACTGATCAATGCCGTACGGGCGGCTGTCACTATTCCGGTGATTGCCTCAAGTGGCGCTGGTTGTGCTGAGCATTTCTTGGAGGTGTTCAGGAAGACTCCGGCTGAGGCTGCTCTGGCGGCGGGCATCTTTCACCGGAAGGAAGTACCCATCGGTGAGGTAAAGGGATTTCTGACCGGCAAGGTGGAGATTCGACCGGTGTAG
- a CDS encoding putative sulfate exporter family transporter has protein sequence MAQDENTVIDHGKSQWSDLWTKEDFLAIWLGFAIIAVCLFAYFVFGPKAEFAPKIEAANQIQQAEMAKAPFKTIAWYKAQDDKGKLKASGSGFGKFVTHWTKKPGSWKSNPKDAFYIDEATAKAMNEKAMPAYEAAKAKEGDSLAAAKLAEETAATSEFKDAGLNSDAEAKIAAWRADHKKASAAKKKTTHKPHNSIPSLIGLCIFMILIFGAGIHLMGMSFGAFAKGFGVVFFVAVLAYMLGSQAISKQYGFGAEAWAVLLGMVLANTIGTPRWVLPACQVEFFIKTGLVLLGAEVLFSKILAIGIPGIFVAWVVTPIVLICTYIFGQKVLKMESKTLNIVISADMSVCGTSAAIATAAACRAKKEELTLSIGLSLVFTAIMMIVMPAIIKAIGMPEILGGAWMGGTIDSTGAVAAAGAFLGEKAMYVAATIKMIQNVMIGVTAFFVAMYWCFKVESEAGRTVGAGEIWNRFPKFVLGFLAASILFSMIDANLGPDLSGAMIDQGVVRGGTRLLRGWFFALSFAAIGLSTNFRELAKYFKGGKPLILYVCGQSFNLVLTLTMAYIMFYLVFPEITAKI, from the coding sequence ATGGCGCAAGATGAAAACACTGTCATTGATCACGGGAAGAGCCAGTGGTCGGATCTTTGGACCAAGGAGGACTTTCTGGCCATCTGGCTGGGGTTCGCCATAATCGCGGTTTGCCTGTTTGCCTATTTCGTTTTTGGGCCCAAGGCTGAATTCGCGCCGAAAATTGAAGCAGCCAATCAGATTCAACAGGCTGAAATGGCAAAAGCCCCATTCAAGACTATTGCCTGGTATAAGGCCCAGGATGATAAGGGCAAGCTGAAGGCCTCTGGTTCGGGATTTGGCAAGTTCGTCACCCACTGGACCAAAAAACCCGGTTCGTGGAAATCCAACCCCAAGGACGCTTTTTATATCGATGAGGCCACCGCCAAAGCGATGAATGAGAAGGCTATGCCCGCCTATGAGGCGGCCAAGGCCAAGGAAGGGGATTCGCTAGCCGCGGCCAAACTTGCCGAGGAAACAGCAGCCACATCCGAGTTCAAGGATGCAGGCTTGAACAGTGATGCCGAGGCCAAAATCGCTGCATGGCGTGCGGATCATAAAAAGGCCAGTGCGGCCAAGAAGAAAACCACCCATAAACCCCACAACTCTATCCCCAGCCTGATTGGCCTGTGCATTTTCATGATTCTCATCTTCGGCGCCGGTATCCACCTAATGGGCATGAGCTTCGGCGCCTTTGCCAAGGGGTTCGGCGTGGTGTTTTTCGTCGCTGTCTTGGCCTACATGCTTGGCAGCCAAGCCATCTCCAAGCAGTACGGGTTTGGTGCAGAGGCCTGGGCCGTGTTGCTAGGTATGGTCCTGGCCAACACCATCGGCACTCCCCGCTGGGTGCTGCCCGCCTGTCAGGTTGAATTCTTCATCAAAACCGGCCTGGTCCTACTCGGTGCGGAGGTTCTCTTTAGCAAAATCCTGGCCATCGGCATTCCCGGTATCTTTGTTGCTTGGGTCGTTACGCCGATCGTCTTGATCTGCACCTATATCTTTGGGCAGAAAGTACTGAAGATGGAGTCCAAAACCCTCAATATCGTTATTTCCGCCGATATGTCCGTCTGCGGCACCTCCGCAGCCATCGCCACCGCAGCCGCCTGCCGGGCCAAGAAGGAGGAGTTGACCCTCTCCATTGGCCTGTCCCTGGTGTTCACCGCCATCATGATGATCGTCATGCCGGCAATCATCAAGGCTATAGGCATGCCGGAAATCCTTGGCGGCGCCTGGATGGGTGGCACCATTGACTCCACCGGTGCGGTTGCCGCGGCCGGTGCCTTCCTTGGCGAGAAGGCGATGTACGTTGCCGCAACCATCAAGATGATTCAGAACGTCATGATCGGTGTCACCGCCTTTTTCGTGGCCATGTACTGGTGCTTCAAGGTAGAGAGCGAAGCCGGCCGCACCGTCGGCGCTGGCGAAATCTGGAATCGTTTCCCCAAATTCGTCCTTGGCTTTCTGGCCGCTTCCATCCTGTTTTCGATGATTGATGCCAACCTGGGGCCTGACCTGAGCGGCGCCATGATCGACCAGGGCGTTGTTCGCGGCGGCACCCGCTTGCTCCGCGGCTGGTTCTTTGCCCTGTCCTTTGCAGCCATCGGCCTGTCCACCAATTTCCGTGAACTGGCCAAGTACTTCAAGGGCGGCAAGCCGTTGATCCTCTATGTCTGCGGCCAGAGCTTCAACCTGGTATTGACCCTCACCATGGCCTACATCATGTTCTATCTGGTCTTCCCGGAAATTACAGCCAAGATCTAA